Proteins encoded in a region of the Paenibacillus pedocola genome:
- a CDS encoding ZIP family metal transporter, with translation MATALLGSFLSAMATVLGVVPILFVRRLSELWKDVLVAFTAGIMVSASTFGLMPQAIRESGIIALTLGLITGVLLLDLIENNIPHIDVENKPGFTNMDSKALLVMIALFIHNIPEGLSTGFSYASEQGSLGPMVAIAIGAQNMPEGLILAIFLMNSNATRRKALGIAALTGLMEMISAVIGYFTASSMQHAVGYGLAFAAGAMLFIVYKELIPESHGHGYERPSTYSFIFGLLAMVYITQFFG, from the coding sequence TTGGCGACTGCGCTGCTTGGCAGCTTTTTATCGGCAATGGCTACGGTGCTTGGAGTGGTGCCCATTCTGTTCGTACGTAGGTTGTCCGAGCTGTGGAAAGATGTTCTGGTTGCTTTTACCGCCGGTATCATGGTCTCTGCGTCCACCTTCGGCTTAATGCCACAGGCCATTAGGGAGTCAGGAATTATTGCGCTGACGCTCGGACTGATCACCGGGGTGCTGCTGCTTGATCTGATCGAGAACAATATTCCGCATATCGATGTCGAGAATAAACCGGGGTTCACCAATATGGATTCCAAGGCGCTGCTCGTCATGATCGCGCTGTTCATTCATAATATACCCGAGGGTCTTAGCACAGGGTTCAGCTATGCCAGTGAACAAGGCAGTCTCGGTCCCATGGTGGCGATTGCCATCGGGGCGCAAAATATGCCGGAAGGCCTGATCCTCGCCATCTTCCTGATGAATTCTAACGCAACACGGCGCAAGGCGCTGGGGATTGCCGCACTGACCGGTCTAATGGAGATGATCTCGGCGGTTATCGGATATTTTACGGCAAGTTCGATGCAGCATGCGGTCGGTTACGGGCTTGCTTTTGCCGCTGGAGCGATGCTTTTCATTGTCTACAAGGAGCTGATTCCGGAGAGTCATGGTCATGGCTATGAACGGCCTTCCACCTACTCCTTTATCTTCGGGCTGCTGGCAATGGTGTATATTACGCAGTTTTTTGGTTGA
- the hutI gene encoding imidazolonepropionase: protein MIHIHGAAQIATLGGASTKPKTGKEMEELGLIEDGGIVIEDGIFVFVGSSGEASRYVEEHSGDKPVTVLSAAGKTVTPGLIDPHTHIVFAGSREFELNLRLQGAKYLDILQAGGGILYTTERTREATEEQLMAETMQRLDRFLAHGVTTIEAKSGYGLRLADELKQLRVARRLDAAHPVELVSTFMGAHAVPAEYKGDADAFVRTVTREMIPAVAREGLAEFCDVFCEEGVFTVEQSRDILEAGKRWGLKPKIHADELVSCGGAELAAELGAVSADHLLYASKEGIRQMAQQGVIAVLLPGTAFFLMAPPADARAMITAGVPVALSTDRNPGSSPTESLPFIMNLACLTMRMTPAEVLTACTINAAHAIGRAASIGSIEVGKQADLVMFDAPNYLYLQYHYAVNLTDTVLKKGEVVIRDGKRVLA from the coding sequence ATGATCCATATTCATGGCGCAGCCCAGATTGCTACGCTGGGCGGAGCCAGCACGAAGCCGAAGACGGGCAAGGAGATGGAAGAGCTTGGACTGATCGAGGACGGCGGGATTGTAATCGAGGACGGGATTTTTGTGTTCGTGGGCAGCAGCGGGGAGGCCAGCCGTTATGTTGAGGAGCACTCTGGAGATAAGCCGGTTACGGTGCTGTCTGCAGCCGGGAAGACGGTTACTCCGGGGCTCATTGACCCGCATACCCATATCGTATTTGCCGGGTCACGGGAATTTGAGCTGAATCTGCGGCTTCAGGGCGCTAAATATTTGGATATTTTGCAGGCCGGGGGCGGAATTCTATATACCACGGAGCGCACCCGTGAAGCCACGGAGGAGCAGCTGATGGCCGAGACCATGCAGCGGCTGGACCGCTTCCTCGCCCATGGGGTCACGACAATCGAAGCGAAGAGCGGATATGGACTGCGGCTCGCCGATGAATTGAAGCAATTGCGGGTAGCGCGCAGGCTGGACGCTGCACATCCGGTGGAGCTGGTATCGACGTTTATGGGCGCACATGCCGTTCCGGCGGAGTATAAGGGGGATGCGGACGCTTTTGTCCGGACGGTGACCCGGGAAATGATCCCGGCGGTGGCCCGTGAAGGCCTGGCGGAGTTCTGTGACGTGTTCTGTGAGGAAGGGGTTTTTACCGTGGAGCAGTCCCGGGACATTCTGGAAGCAGGCAAAAGATGGGGGCTGAAGCCGAAAATCCACGCCGATGAGCTAGTGTCCTGCGGCGGGGCAGAGCTGGCCGCCGAACTTGGCGCCGTCTCGGCCGACCATCTGCTCTATGCCTCCAAGGAAGGGATCCGGCAGATGGCGCAGCAGGGGGTGATCGCCGTTCTGCTGCCGGGCACAGCCTTTTTCCTGATGGCTCCTCCGGCTGATGCGCGGGCGATGATTACTGCCGGTGTGCCTGTCGCGTTGTCGACCGACCGCAATCCCGGGTCCTCGCCGACGGAATCACTGCCTTTTATCATGAATCTGGCCTGCTTAACGATGCGGATGACCCCGGCCGAGGTACTGACCGCCTGTACGATCAATGCTGCTCATGCGATTGGCCGCGCAGCATCCATCGGCAGCATTGAAGTCGGGAAACAGGCCGATCTGGTAATGTTCGATGCGCCTAATTATCTCTATCTGCAGTACCACTATGCTGTGAATCTGACGGATACGGTGCTCAAAAAGGGAGAGGTTGTGATCCGGGATGGAAAGAGGGTGCTTGCATGA
- a CDS encoding aldo/keto reductase — MNKNRLGQSELYVSAMGLGCMSLGTGEAAAVSIIHEALDLGINFLDTADLYDEGRNEELVGTAIRHRRGDVILATKVGNRRIPGKEGWSWDPSKAYIKSAVHESLRRLQTDYIDLYHLHGGTLEDNIDETIEAFEELKQEGLIRYYGISSIRPNVIREYVQRSSIVSVMSQYSILDRRPEEDILPLLEQHGISLIARGPLARGILTENGRAKLKQDYLDYSVQELAGLHDQLTQQTSGSRTLTQAALHYPLAHSPVAAIIPGASSIEQLRLNAAAVESAPLSPQELETIRKASKANVYTAHR, encoded by the coding sequence ATGAACAAAAACCGTTTAGGCCAGTCTGAGTTATATGTAAGCGCCATGGGGCTTGGTTGTATGTCCCTGGGAACCGGGGAAGCAGCAGCCGTATCCATCATTCATGAAGCGCTGGACCTGGGGATAAACTTCCTCGACACTGCGGATCTTTATGATGAAGGACGGAATGAAGAACTCGTAGGTACGGCCATCCGCCATCGCCGCGGTGATGTTATTCTGGCCACGAAGGTCGGAAACCGCCGGATACCCGGCAAGGAAGGCTGGTCCTGGGACCCCTCCAAAGCCTATATCAAATCAGCAGTACATGAGAGTCTCCGTAGGCTGCAGACCGATTATATCGACCTCTACCACCTGCATGGCGGAACGCTCGAAGACAATATCGATGAGACCATTGAAGCCTTTGAAGAGCTGAAGCAGGAAGGGCTGATCCGGTATTACGGCATTTCCTCCATCCGCCCGAATGTGATCCGAGAATATGTGCAGCGGTCAAGCATCGTAAGTGTGATGAGTCAATACAGCATTCTTGACCGACGCCCGGAGGAAGACATTCTTCCTCTGCTGGAGCAGCATGGCATCAGCCTGATTGCCCGCGGGCCGCTGGCGCGCGGCATCCTGACAGAGAATGGCCGTGCCAAGCTGAAGCAGGATTATCTGGATTACAGTGTTCAGGAACTGGCCGGACTGCATGATCAGCTGACACAGCAGACCTCCGGTTCCCGGACGCTGACGCAAGCCGCGCTTCATTATCCGCTCGCACACTCTCCGGTAGCGGCCATCATTCCGGGGGCTAGCAGCATAGAGCAGCTGAGGCTGAACGCAGCGGCAGTGGAGTCCGCACCGCTCTCGCCGCAAGAGCTGGAAACTATCCGTAAGGCCAGCAAGGCGAACGTGTACACAGCCCACCGCTAA
- a CDS encoding VOC family protein: MSAIGPDFISLQVSNLEGSAEFYQNNLGLVRSQAGPPHAVVFETKPIAFALRDLMPGVELGSGTQPGLGVALWFHAPDTQGIHDKLIAAGVKITSVPIDGPFGRTFTFADPDGYLVTLHSKA; encoded by the coding sequence ATGTCAGCAATTGGACCCGACTTCATTTCACTTCAAGTGAGTAATCTTGAAGGCTCTGCGGAATTCTACCAAAACAATCTCGGACTGGTCCGCTCACAGGCGGGACCACCTCATGCTGTAGTCTTTGAAACAAAGCCTATTGCATTTGCTCTTCGTGATCTAATGCCTGGTGTAGAACTCGGGTCAGGTACTCAGCCTGGACTTGGTGTCGCTCTATGGTTTCATGCCCCAGATACGCAAGGAATCCACGACAAGCTTATTGCAGCAGGAGTAAAGATTACATCCGTACCAATAGATGGACCATTCGGGCGAACCTTTACATTTGCCGACCCGGACGGTTACCTGGTTACTCTTCACAGTAAAGCCTAA
- the hutU gene encoding urocanate hydratase — MSHNEERVCRAPRGSKLNTKGWVQEAALRMLMNNLDPEVAEHPGQLVVYGGIGKAARNWASYDAIVQSLTTLANDETLLIQSGKPVAVFRTHPDAPRILLANSNLVPAWANWDTFHELDQKGLAMYGQMTAGSWIYIGTQGIVQGTYETFAECARQHFGGTLKGTITLSAGLGGMGGAQPLAVTMNDGVFIGMDVDRTRIEKRIQSKYCDVLIETMEEALFMAEAARSAGRPLSIGLLGNAAELLPQMIAHGFVPDILTDQTSAHDPLNGYVPAGFTIETGRQLRLENPQEYIVLAKKSIARHVEAMLELQSKGAVTFDYGNNIRQVAYDQGVSQAFNFPGFVPAYIRPQFCEGKGPFRWVALSGDPEDIYKTDAAIMQAFPDNAGLQRWITLAREKIAFQGLPARICWLGYGERAKFGRIINDMVASGELSAPVVIGRDHLDAGSVASPNRETEAMLDGSDAISDWPLLNAMVNTAAGASWVSLHHGGGVGMGYSQHAGMVVVADGTKEAEARLARVLTTDPGMGVVRHADAGYPLAVETARAQGIRMPMLD; from the coding sequence ATGAGCCATAACGAGGAGAGAGTCTGCCGCGCGCCGAGAGGCAGCAAGCTGAATACCAAGGGCTGGGTGCAGGAAGCCGCGCTGCGCATGCTGATGAATAATCTGGATCCCGAGGTGGCGGAGCATCCCGGGCAGCTGGTTGTCTATGGCGGCATTGGCAAAGCAGCCCGCAACTGGGCTAGCTATGACGCTATCGTCCAGTCGTTGACCACTCTTGCGAACGATGAAACGCTGCTGATTCAATCCGGCAAACCGGTGGCCGTGTTCCGTACCCATCCGGATGCCCCGCGTATTCTGCTGGCGAATTCCAATCTGGTTCCGGCCTGGGCCAACTGGGACACCTTTCACGAGCTGGATCAAAAAGGGCTGGCCATGTACGGGCAGATGACGGCCGGCAGCTGGATTTACATCGGCACGCAGGGAATTGTACAGGGGACCTATGAGACATTCGCGGAGTGTGCCAGACAGCATTTCGGCGGCACCCTGAAAGGGACGATCACCCTCAGCGCTGGCCTTGGCGGAATGGGGGGCGCCCAGCCGCTGGCCGTAACGATGAATGATGGAGTATTCATTGGGATGGATGTGGACCGGACCCGGATCGAGAAGCGTATCCAGTCCAAGTACTGTGATGTTCTAATAGAGACGATGGAAGAAGCGCTGTTCATGGCAGAAGCCGCCAGAAGCGCGGGGCGTCCGCTGTCCATTGGCCTCTTGGGCAATGCAGCAGAGCTGCTGCCGCAGATGATCGCGCACGGGTTCGTTCCGGACATTCTCACCGACCAGACGTCGGCCCATGATCCGCTGAACGGATATGTGCCTGCCGGGTTCACTATCGAGACAGGAAGGCAGCTCCGGCTGGAGAACCCGCAGGAATACATTGTGCTGGCGAAAAAGAGCATCGCCCGGCATGTCGAAGCGATGCTTGAACTGCAGAGCAAGGGAGCCGTCACCTTCGATTACGGCAACAACATCCGCCAGGTGGCTTATGATCAGGGCGTCAGTCAGGCGTTTAATTTCCCCGGCTTTGTTCCCGCCTATATCCGCCCGCAATTCTGCGAGGGGAAAGGGCCGTTCCGCTGGGTAGCCCTGTCAGGTGATCCTGAAGACATCTACAAGACCGATGCCGCGATCATGCAGGCTTTCCCGGATAATGCAGGGCTGCAGAGATGGATTACTCTGGCCCGGGAGAAAATTGCCTTCCAGGGTCTGCCCGCCAGGATCTGCTGGCTCGGTTATGGCGAACGGGCCAAATTCGGCCGGATTATCAATGATATGGTAGCCTCCGGGGAGTTATCCGCGCCGGTTGTGATCGGCCGTGATCATCTCGACGCCGGATCGGTGGCATCACCGAACCGGGAGACCGAAGCTATGCTGGACGGCAGTGACGCCATCTCCGATTGGCCGCTCCTGAATGCGATGGTCAATACGGCTGCCGGGGCCAGCTGGGTCTCCCTTCACCACGGCGGAGGCGTGGGAATGGGATATTCCCAGCACGCGGGAATGGTTGTGGTAGCGGACGGCACGAAGGAAGCGGAAGCAAGGCTTGCGCGGGTGCTGACGACAGACCCCGGCATGGGGGTCGTCCGCCATGCGGATGCGGGATATCCGCTGGCCGTGGAGACAGCCCGGGCCCAGGGGATCCGTATGCCCATGCTGGACTGA
- a CDS encoding Zn-dependent hydrolase yields the protein MTGLRMNELRINVSRLQNNIEALARFGFNEVTGGLERTTFTAAELAAREWLEQQLFRLQLEVRVDEAANIWARRNGAADTLPIIAFGSHIDTVPNGGKYDGALGVLLALEAMSVLTDKHILTRHPLELVSFSAEEPNPFGLSTFGSRAVSGKLGREDLSGVRNEQGQLLTDALRLAGGDPGHFERSRRCPQELAAFLEVHIEQGKRLLERSIPVGIVTAITGIYREEISVIGEANHAGTTLMADRKDALMGASEMMLAFEAVCREHPAEEVVGTVGRIMNEPNAANIIPERVVFHLEARGEQHSQIGQVMEAWGRQAAAIAERRGLRLNRRLILDQPPQPMDPLLIKSFAEQAGRLGIQSLTLGSMAGHDATHMASLTRAGMLFVPSLGGKSHCPEEESRIEDIEQAGNVLLQTILALDGQLSL from the coding sequence ATGACTGGTTTGCGGATGAATGAGCTGCGGATTAATGTCTCCAGACTGCAGAATAATATCGAAGCTTTAGCCCGGTTTGGCTTCAATGAAGTCACAGGGGGGCTGGAGCGGACCACGTTTACGGCGGCTGAGCTGGCCGCGCGGGAATGGCTGGAGCAGCAGCTGTTCCGTCTGCAGCTGGAGGTCAGGGTGGATGAGGCGGCCAATATCTGGGCGCGGAGAAACGGCGCTGCGGATACGCTGCCCATCATTGCCTTTGGCTCCCATATCGATACCGTGCCTAACGGCGGCAAATACGATGGTGCACTCGGTGTTCTGCTGGCCCTGGAGGCCATGAGCGTGCTGACAGACAAACATATCCTTACCCGCCACCCGCTAGAGTTGGTCTCTTTCAGTGCAGAGGAGCCGAATCCCTTCGGACTGTCCACGTTTGGCAGCCGCGCGGTATCGGGGAAGCTCGGCCGGGAGGATCTCAGCGGGGTGCGCAATGAGCAGGGACAGCTGCTGACAGATGCACTTCGTCTGGCGGGCGGTGACCCCGGGCATTTCGAGCGGTCCCGGCGTTGTCCGCAGGAGCTGGCGGCCTTTCTTGAGGTTCACATTGAGCAGGGAAAAAGGCTGCTTGAGCGTTCGATCCCTGTAGGGATCGTTACCGCGATTACCGGCATTTACCGTGAAGAAATTTCGGTCATCGGCGAAGCGAATCATGCCGGAACGACCTTGATGGCAGACCGGAAGGATGCGCTGATGGGCGCTTCTGAAATGATGCTGGCCTTTGAAGCGGTCTGCCGGGAGCATCCGGCGGAGGAAGTGGTCGGCACGGTTGGCCGGATTATGAACGAGCCGAATGCGGCCAACATTATTCCGGAGAGGGTTGTCTTTCATCTGGAAGCCAGAGGAGAGCAGCACTCGCAGATCGGGCAGGTCATGGAAGCCTGGGGCAGGCAGGCTGCAGCTATTGCGGAGCGCAGGGGGCTACGGCTGAACCGGCGGCTGATTCTGGATCAGCCGCCCCAGCCGATGGATCCGCTGCTAATCAAGTCGTTCGCAGAGCAGGCTGGCCGGCTGGGGATTCAGAGCCTGACGCTCGGCAGCATGGCTGGTCATGATGCCACACATATGGCTTCCCTGACCAGGGCGGGTATGCTGTTCGTACCCAGCCTTGGCGGGAAAAGCCACTGCCCGGAGGAGGAGAGCCGGATAGAGGATATTGAGCAGGCAGGCAATGTGCTGCTGCAGACTATTTTGGCACTGGATGGACAATTAAGCCTATAA
- a CDS encoding phosphotransferase has protein sequence MLKLPVYHSVFSSEALVPALNDLYEIGDFIECRFLSNGLNDTYSLKTSTGKYILRIYKAKWRSIHDITFEVELLNHLVRKEIPVSGPVVKRDGEFITEIDAAEGLRFVVLFTYAEGGYSDKKESCDLFGEQVAKMHLAMDDFECEHERFAIDLNHLLKQPVQLIRPALAHRPKDLDYLDSLSNLLTNRMNDISSELEWGVCHGDLHGGNVHFHENSLTQFDFDCGGFGWRSYDISVFLWAKVRGREKEHFNNEMWDVFLQSYQKHKGLSESDLKAIPLFVAIREIWLMGLHTGNSQVWGGGWQNDHYFDTNLQFLRNWCEFHSIN, from the coding sequence ATGCTAAAACTGCCTGTTTATCATTCTGTTTTTTCTTCCGAAGCACTAGTACCTGCGCTAAATGATCTTTATGAGATCGGGGACTTCATAGAATGCCGTTTTCTCTCGAACGGGCTGAATGATACTTATTCATTGAAGACCTCTACGGGGAAATACATACTACGAATCTATAAAGCGAAATGGCGAAGTATACATGACATCACTTTCGAAGTTGAGCTGCTGAATCACTTGGTCAGGAAGGAAATCCCTGTATCTGGACCAGTGGTCAAAAGGGATGGAGAATTTATTACAGAAATTGATGCAGCTGAGGGACTACGCTTCGTGGTCCTGTTTACGTATGCGGAAGGCGGATATTCCGATAAAAAAGAGAGCTGTGATTTATTTGGCGAACAAGTAGCAAAGATGCATTTGGCTATGGATGATTTCGAATGCGAGCATGAAAGATTTGCGATTGATTTGAACCATCTGCTAAAGCAGCCTGTTCAATTGATTCGACCTGCATTAGCCCACAGACCTAAGGACTTGGACTATCTGGACTCGTTGTCTAATTTATTGACGAACCGTATGAATGATATCTCCTCAGAGTTGGAATGGGGTGTCTGTCATGGCGATCTTCATGGAGGCAATGTACACTTTCATGAGAATTCCTTAACTCAATTCGATTTTGACTGCGGAGGATTTGGTTGGAGATCCTATGATATTTCTGTTTTTTTATGGGCAAAGGTTAGAGGGAGAGAGAAGGAGCATTTTAACAATGAGATGTGGGATGTTTTCCTACAATCATACCAAAAGCACAAAGGTTTATCTGAATCCGATCTTAAGGCGATCCCTTTGTTTGTAGCAATCAGGGAAATATGGTTGATGGGTCTCCACACCGGGAACTCACAGGTTTGGGGTGGCGGATGGCAAAATGATCATTATTTTGATACCAACCTGCAGTTTCTGCGGAATTGGTGCGAATTTCACTCCATAAACTGA
- the hutH gene encoding histidine ammonia-lyase: protein MLEIANHTVFIYGNSLTMEEVVKVARYHHHVELSEESCRKVEHTRNYVEKLLREKKVVYGLTTGFGKFSDTYISPEDTKTLQLNLIRSHSCGIGAPFPEETVRAILLLRINALALGYSGIRLEVLRLMIELLNRGVVPVIPEKGSLGASGDLAPLSHMVLVLIGEGEAYYRGVRLPGAEALAKAGLTPIVLEAKEGLALINGTQVMTAVGTLACWDALKLADWADCAAALTCEALLAVRDAFDPATHAVRPHKGQQQAAGNIRNLTAGSTLMTNQGEKRVQDAYSLRCAPQVHGASRDALAYIAERLNIEMNSATDNPLIFADEERVISGGNFHGQPIALPMDHLSVCAAELADIAERRIERLVNPHLNEGLPPFLTNNGGLQSGFMIAQYAAAAVVSENKSLAHPASVDSIPSSGNQEDHVSMGTIGARKAGQIVDNTYAVLAIELLCAAQAIDFRGAQRLGKGTKWLYDRLREQVAAVKEDRVLSGDFAAIAEWMKEPGVLDGLLAQVPFSTCMK from the coding sequence ATGTTAGAAATAGCTAATCATACAGTGTTTATATACGGTAATTCTTTAACCATGGAGGAAGTCGTCAAAGTAGCCCGATATCACCACCATGTGGAGCTTAGTGAAGAGAGCTGCCGGAAAGTGGAGCATACCCGTAACTATGTGGAGAAGCTGCTGCGGGAGAAAAAAGTGGTGTACGGCCTGACCACAGGCTTTGGCAAATTCAGCGATACGTATATCTCTCCGGAGGATACGAAGACGCTGCAGCTTAACCTGATCCGCAGCCACAGCTGCGGGATCGGGGCGCCTTTTCCGGAGGAGACCGTCCGGGCCATCCTGCTGCTGCGGATTAATGCGCTGGCCCTCGGCTACTCCGGCATTCGCCTGGAGGTCCTCCGGCTGATGATTGAACTGCTTAACAGGGGCGTTGTGCCGGTGATCCCGGAAAAAGGCTCCCTGGGTGCAAGCGGGGACCTGGCTCCGTTATCGCATATGGTGCTCGTCCTGATTGGTGAAGGTGAGGCCTATTACCGGGGAGTGCGGCTGCCGGGGGCAGAGGCACTGGCTAAGGCAGGACTCACACCGATTGTACTGGAGGCCAAAGAAGGCCTGGCACTGATTAACGGAACGCAGGTCATGACGGCGGTCGGCACACTGGCCTGCTGGGATGCGCTGAAGCTGGCGGACTGGGCGGACTGTGCGGCGGCATTGACCTGCGAGGCGCTGCTGGCGGTACGGGATGCTTTTGATCCGGCGACGCATGCCGTCCGGCCGCATAAGGGCCAGCAGCAGGCAGCCGGCAACATCCGGAATTTGACGGCCGGCAGCACCCTGATGACGAACCAGGGGGAGAAGCGGGTACAGGATGCCTATTCGCTGCGCTGCGCGCCGCAGGTTCACGGGGCGAGCAGGGACGCGCTGGCTTATATCGCGGAGAGGCTGAATATCGAGATGAATTCGGCTACGGACAATCCGCTGATTTTTGCTGATGAAGAGCGGGTAATCTCCGGCGGGAACTTCCACGGCCAGCCGATTGCACTGCCAATGGACCATCTGTCGGTTTGCGCGGCAGAGCTGGCTGATATTGCCGAGCGGAGGATTGAACGGCTGGTTAACCCGCATCTGAACGAGGGACTACCCCCGTTCTTGACGAATAACGGCGGACTGCAATCCGGATTCATGATCGCACAGTATGCTGCAGCCGCTGTCGTCTCGGAGAACAAATCGCTGGCTCATCCGGCCAGTGTGGACTCCATTCCGTCCTCGGGCAATCAAGAGGATCATGTCAGCATGGGGACGATCGGCGCGCGCAAAGCAGGGCAAATCGTCGACAACACCTATGCCGTACTGGCCATTGAGCTGCTCTGCGCGGCGCAGGCCATCGACTTCCGAGGGGCGCAGCGGCTCGGCAAAGGCACAAAATGGCTGTACGACCGCCTCCGCGAGCAGGTGGCTGCGGTGAAGGAAGACCGCGTGCTCTCCGGCGATTTTGCCGCCATCGCGGAGTGGATGAAGGAGCCCGGCGTGCTGGACGGGTTATTGGCCCAGGTGCCGTTTAGCACCTGTATGAAGTGA
- a CDS encoding amidohydrolase family protein: MRKIYSADTVYMQDQFIANGALLVDGGKIADTGDRDELLNRYPDATHIRWEGKAIVPGTVNSHNHSFQSLLRGIAIDKPFLEWRDQALYRYTSLLDEEAIYTGALLAFGEMLRYGVTTVSDFFYVHNGGTAHDEAVIRAANDLGIRLVFARTMYDWAGAPLAYRETVNEAVERTRLLAKKYQGNPMVTVHPAPHSPHAASPEMIKAGHRLAQELDTPFHIHVAEEMFEVEETLQNYGLRPVHYLDSLGVLDERMIAIHLVWLEDSEIELIGRRKGSLAYCPSSNMFLADGVTRIPDLLKAGVKVTLGTDGGCSNNRISVYEEMRMCALLQKVSRLDGTCITADQVYRMGTSCAGEILRLPVGSLEVGQHADFVALDTHDLSLAPRKELFANMVYAMQPGAVSTVVVGGKTVFEDGKLQTVSESVIGGRVDQLFERWGSD, encoded by the coding sequence TTGCGGAAGATATATTCGGCAGATACGGTGTACATGCAGGATCAGTTTATAGCAAACGGTGCTTTGCTGGTAGACGGCGGGAAGATAGCAGATACGGGGGACCGTGATGAGCTGCTGAACCGCTATCCGGACGCAACACATATCCGGTGGGAGGGAAAAGCCATTGTCCCCGGCACCGTCAACTCGCATAATCACTCGTTTCAGAGCCTGCTGCGCGGGATTGCGATTGATAAGCCTTTTCTGGAATGGCGGGATCAGGCGTTGTACCGGTACACTTCGCTGCTGGACGAAGAAGCCATTTATACCGGGGCGCTGCTCGCATTCGGAGAGATGCTGCGCTACGGAGTGACAACGGTCAGCGACTTCTTCTACGTGCATAACGGCGGCACGGCGCATGACGAGGCCGTGATCCGGGCGGCGAACGATCTTGGCATTCGCCTGGTCTTCGCCCGGACCATGTACGACTGGGCAGGGGCGCCGCTGGCTTACCGCGAAACGGTGAATGAAGCGGTAGAGCGGACGAGGCTGCTGGCCAAGAAATATCAGGGCAATCCTATGGTTACGGTTCATCCCGCTCCGCACAGTCCGCATGCGGCTTCGCCGGAGATGATCAAGGCCGGCCACCGGCTGGCGCAGGAGCTGGATACGCCGTTTCATATCCATGTAGCTGAGGAAATGTTCGAGGTCGAGGAGACGCTGCAGAACTACGGACTCCGGCCTGTGCATTATCTCGATTCGCTGGGCGTGCTGGACGAGCGGATGATCGCGATCCATCTGGTCTGGCTGGAGGATTCCGAGATTGAGCTGATCGGCCGCAGAAAAGGATCACTGGCGTATTGTCCGTCAAGCAATATGTTCCTGGCGGACGGGGTCACCCGGATTCCCGATCTGCTGAAGGCAGGTGTTAAGGTAACGCTCGGCACGGACGGCGGCTGCAGCAACAACCGGATCAGCGTGTATGAGGAGATGCGCATGTGCGCGCTTTTGCAGAAGGTCAGCCGGCTGGACGGCACGTGCATCACTGCTGATCAGGTATACCGGATGGGAACCTCCTGCGCCGGAGAAATTCTGCGTCTGCCGGTCGGGTCCCTGGAGGTTGGGCAGCACGCAGACTTCGTGGCGCTTGATACGCACGATCTGTCTCTGGCACCGAGAAAAGAGCTGTTCGCCAATATGGTCTACGCCATGCAGCCCGGAGCCGTATCCACGGTTGTTGTGGGCGGTAAAACCGTCTTTGAAGACGGGAAGCTCCAAACGGTGTCCGAGTCTGTCATAGGGGGACGTGTGGATCAATTGTTTGAGAGATGGGGCAGCGATTGA
- a CDS encoding GNAT family N-acetyltransferase, producing the protein MYIRVLNPADAGNYREIRLQSLLDHPEAFLSSYEKEKEMPLEITRSRLEPAEGRFTLGGFTERDELAGVVTFIRESSGKIRHKGNVYAMYVSPAARNRKLGYKLMKELIVRAGQLPGLERINLTVFSDNDPAKRLYTSLGFSCYGTERKAVKLDGVYLDEDLMTLELK; encoded by the coding sequence ATGTACATAAGAGTTCTTAACCCGGCCGATGCCGGGAATTACCGGGAAATCCGGCTGCAGTCCCTGCTGGATCATCCGGAAGCTTTTTTGAGCTCCTATGAAAAGGAGAAGGAAATGCCGCTAGAGATCACGCGAAGCAGGCTGGAGCCAGCAGAGGGGAGATTCACGCTAGGCGGCTTTACGGAGCGTGATGAGCTGGCTGGAGTGGTTACTTTTATCCGGGAGAGCAGCGGGAAGATCCGCCATAAAGGCAATGTTTATGCGATGTATGTGAGTCCCGCAGCACGCAACCGGAAGCTGGGATACAAGCTGATGAAGGAGCTGATTGTCCGGGCCGGGCAGCTGCCGGGGCTGGAAAGGATTAATCTGACGGTATTCTCGGACAACGATCCGGCGAAACGGCTGTATACTTCGCTGGGATTCAGCTGCTATGGTACGGAGCGGAAGGCGGTTAAGCTGGACGGGGTGTATCTGGATGAGGATTTGATGACCCTTGAGCTGAAATAA